A window from Sinorhizobium fredii encodes these proteins:
- a CDS encoding monovalent cation/H+ antiporter subunit D family protein — MDPVISIRPLLAVAVAGLAALAVLFLHKRENVRDLVSPLAAVVMFAIVASMAPTVLSGGTVELRLFEILPGIDFAFRVDALGMVFATVSSLLWIVAAIYSIGYMRHLHEHAQTRFFACFATSLAAAVGGAFAANLFTLVIFYEVLSLVTYPLVYHHEDEAGWAGSRKYLVYLMGASKSVLLAALALTYHISGSLDFAPGGLLAKADASAALLTVVYFCYLFGFAKAAVMPMHAWLPAAMVAPTPVSALLHAVAVVKMGVFCVLRIVFHVFGTGLMGGLGLGIATAYLVSFTILMASIYALTRDDLKARLAYSTVSQLSYVVLGAVLLSPVAMVGGIIHIAAHAFSKITLFFCAGSIYCASGKRNISDMAGIGRRLPWTMGAFLVASLSMIGVPPTAGFVSKWYLTLGSVQAGEIAFLIVLLASSVLNAAYFLPVSYVAFFGGEGPEGLSKVREIPLVTVPLVATAVLSVLMGIFPGYFLALAEGVVR, encoded by the coding sequence TTGGATCCGGTGATCTCCATCCGGCCCCTGCTTGCCGTCGCCGTCGCGGGCCTGGCGGCTCTGGCAGTTCTCTTTCTCCACAAGCGTGAAAATGTCCGCGATCTCGTCTCGCCGCTCGCCGCGGTCGTCATGTTCGCGATCGTCGCTTCAATGGCGCCGACGGTGCTTTCGGGCGGCACGGTCGAGTTGCGGCTGTTCGAGATCCTGCCCGGGATCGACTTCGCGTTCCGGGTCGATGCGCTCGGCATGGTGTTTGCCACCGTCTCGTCGCTCTTATGGATCGTGGCGGCGATCTATTCCATCGGCTATATGCGGCATTTGCACGAGCACGCGCAGACCCGCTTCTTCGCCTGCTTCGCCACCAGCCTCGCGGCCGCCGTCGGCGGCGCCTTCGCCGCCAATCTGTTCACGCTGGTGATCTTCTACGAGGTGCTGAGCCTCGTCACCTATCCGCTCGTCTACCACCACGAAGACGAAGCGGGCTGGGCGGGCAGCCGCAAGTATCTCGTCTATCTGATGGGCGCCTCGAAGAGCGTGCTGCTGGCGGCGCTGGCGCTCACCTATCACATCTCCGGGTCGCTCGACTTCGCGCCCGGGGGACTGTTGGCGAAGGCCGATGCCTCGGCGGCACTGCTGACGGTCGTCTATTTCTGCTATCTGTTCGGCTTCGCCAAGGCGGCCGTGATGCCGATGCATGCCTGGCTGCCTGCCGCAATGGTGGCGCCGACCCCGGTCAGCGCGCTCCTGCATGCGGTGGCCGTCGTCAAGATGGGCGTGTTCTGCGTGCTCAGGATAGTGTTCCACGTCTTCGGCACGGGGCTGATGGGCGGCTTGGGTCTCGGCATCGCGACCGCCTACCTGGTCTCCTTCACGATCCTGATGGCGTCGATCTATGCGCTCACGCGCGACGATCTAAAGGCGCGGCTCGCCTATTCGACGGTCAGCCAGCTCTCCTACGTGGTGCTGGGCGCGGTTCTGCTCTCGCCGGTCGCGATGGTCGGCGGGATCATCCACATCGCTGCGCACGCCTTCTCCAAGATCACCCTCTTTTTCTGCGCCGGGTCGATCTATTGCGCTTCGGGAAAACGCAACATCAGCGACATGGCCGGTATCGGCCGGAGGCTGCCCTGGACGATGGGAGCGTTCCTCGTCGCCTCGCTCAGCATGATCGGCGTGCCGCCGACCGCGGGCTTCGTCAGCAAATGGTACCTGACGCTCGGTTCCGTCCAGGCGGGGGAGATCGCGTTCCTGATCGTGCTTCTGGCAAGCTCGGTGCTGAACGCCGCCTATTTCCTACCGGTCAGCTATGTCGCCTTTTTTGGCGGAGAGGGGCCCGAGGGGCTATCGAAGGTCCGTGAAATTCCGCTGGTGACTGTCCCTCTGGTTGCGACGGCGGTCCTGTCGGTGCTGATGGGCATCTTCCCCGGCTATTTCCTCGCCCTGGCGGAAGGAGTGGTTCGATGA
- a CDS encoding NADH-quinone oxidoreductase subunit M: MTFPLLSLIVFLPAAGAAVLMCLRNDDAVRWTALGFTVADLALAVAMLAAFDTTTHEMQFTERHPWVPAIGITYALGVDGISALFVFLTALLGWICVLASWVAIDRKVKEFMVALLSMQTLMLGVFSALDLFLFYVCWEAMLIPMYLIIGVWGGDGRVYAAFKFFLYTLAGSLLFLIGVIVLYFHGGRTFDILALSAQDLPFDVQAWLFFAFLIAFAVKVPMVPVHTWLPDAHVQAPTAGSIILAGVLLKMGAYGFLRFSLPMLPEASVYYSTLMLALSALAIVYGGLLALAQDDLKKLVAYSSISHMGFVTMGIFALNLRGLEGGILQMFNHGVTTGALFLFVGVIYERTHTRSIANYGGLMKVAPVYTGFLALFTLSSMALPGTNSFVGELLVLSGSFAANMAVGTAAVLGALLSAAYLLGMYRKVALGPASVGTRYQIRDVNGREIAAIVPLAVFVLWVGLYPKPFLNVIDASVKHLLTEVQGQESGQ; encoded by the coding sequence ATGACATTCCCGCTGCTCAGCCTTATCGTCTTCCTGCCCGCTGCCGGGGCAGCGGTGTTGATGTGCCTGCGCAACGACGACGCGGTGCGCTGGACGGCGCTCGGTTTCACGGTGGCCGACCTCGCGCTCGCGGTGGCGATGCTGGCCGCTTTCGACACCACGACCCACGAGATGCAGTTCACCGAGAGGCACCCCTGGGTGCCGGCAATCGGGATCACCTATGCGCTCGGCGTCGACGGCATCAGCGCTCTCTTCGTGTTCCTGACGGCGCTACTCGGCTGGATCTGCGTCCTCGCCTCGTGGGTGGCGATCGACCGCAAGGTCAAGGAGTTCATGGTCGCCCTGCTTTCGATGCAGACGCTGATGCTGGGAGTGTTCTCGGCGCTCGACCTGTTCCTGTTCTACGTCTGCTGGGAGGCGATGCTGATCCCGATGTATCTGATCATCGGCGTCTGGGGGGGCGACGGCCGGGTCTATGCGGCGTTCAAGTTCTTCCTCTACACGCTGGCCGGCAGCCTGCTGTTCCTGATTGGCGTCATCGTGCTTTATTTCCACGGCGGCCGGACCTTCGATATTCTTGCTTTGAGCGCGCAGGATCTGCCGTTCGATGTCCAGGCCTGGCTGTTCTTCGCCTTCCTGATCGCCTTCGCGGTAAAAGTACCGATGGTTCCGGTCCACACCTGGCTGCCGGACGCGCATGTCCAGGCGCCGACGGCGGGCAGCATCATTCTCGCCGGCGTACTTCTGAAGATGGGCGCCTACGGCTTCCTGCGCTTCTCGCTGCCGATGCTGCCGGAGGCATCGGTCTATTATTCGACGCTGATGCTGGCCCTTTCGGCGCTCGCCATCGTCTATGGCGGTCTGCTTGCGCTCGCGCAGGACGATCTGAAGAAGCTGGTCGCCTATTCCAGCATCAGCCACATGGGCTTTGTAACGATGGGGATTTTCGCCCTCAATCTGCGCGGGCTCGAAGGCGGCATCCTGCAGATGTTCAATCATGGCGTGACGACGGGCGCGCTGTTCCTGTTCGTCGGCGTGATCTACGAACGGACCCATACGCGCAGCATCGCCAATTATGGCGGGCTGATGAAGGTTGCGCCGGTCTATACCGGATTTCTTGCGCTGTTCACCCTCTCGTCGATGGCGCTGCCGGGCACCAATTCGTTCGTCGGCGAGCTGCTGGTGCTGTCGGGCAGCTTTGCCGCCAACATGGCCGTCGGTACGGCGGCGGTTCTGGGGGCATTGCTGAGCGCCGCCTATCTGCTTGGAATGTATCGCAAGGTCGCACTCGGTCCGGCGAGCGTCGGCACCCGGTATCAGATCCGCGATGTGAACGGCCGCGAGATCGCGGCGATAGTGCCGCTCGCGGTTTTCGTGCTCTGGGTGGGGCTTTATCCGAAACCCTTCCTCAACGTCATCGACGCCTCGGTGAAGCATCTGCTGACCGAGGTGCAAGGCCAGGAGAGCGGACAATGA
- the nuoK gene encoding NADH-quinone oxidoreductase subunit NuoK — MVPLWWHISLGVILFVIGAAGVLLRRNILVVLMSLELLLNSVNINFIAFGRYYADFRGQIFAIFVIAITAAEVAVALGILVALVRNKSTLKVDDVTVMKG, encoded by the coding sequence ATGGTTCCGCTCTGGTGGCACATTTCGCTCGGCGTGATCCTCTTCGTGATCGGGGCGGCGGGTGTGCTCCTGAGGCGCAATATCCTCGTCGTGCTGATGTCGCTGGAGCTGCTGCTCAACTCGGTCAATATCAACTTCATCGCTTTCGGGCGTTACTATGCCGATTTCCGCGGCCAGATCTTCGCGATCTTCGTCATCGCGATCACCGCCGCGGAGGTTGCCGTCGCCCTCGGTATCCTGGTTGCCCTCGTGCGGAACAAGTCGACCCTCAAGGTCGACGACGTCACCGTGATGAAAGGATAG
- a CDS encoding NADH-quinone oxidoreductase subunit J, protein MDQGFFLLFATVAVITALIVVLARNPVHSALALMACFLQISAVFVLLEAPLLAVVQIFVYVGAIMVLFLFVIMMIDVREAVLQRFVPGGNLPALALLVLLGAEMLVLVLSSDRFSATEPAAMAEGDQIRALSTTLFADYLLPFEAASVILLAALVGAIVLARKESG, encoded by the coding sequence ATGGATCAGGGCTTCTTTCTTCTGTTCGCCACTGTAGCTGTGATCACCGCCCTGATTGTGGTGCTGGCCCGCAATCCGGTTCACAGCGCCCTGGCCCTGATGGCCTGTTTCCTGCAGATTTCGGCCGTCTTCGTGCTGCTCGAGGCACCCTTGCTCGCGGTCGTCCAGATCTTCGTCTATGTCGGCGCGATCATGGTGCTGTTCCTCTTCGTGATCATGATGATCGATGTGCGCGAGGCGGTGTTGCAGCGGTTCGTGCCGGGTGGAAACCTGCCGGCCCTGGCGCTGCTCGTGCTGCTCGGGGCCGAGATGCTCGTGCTGGTGCTGTCGAGCGACCGCTTTTCGGCCACGGAACCCGCCGCCATGGCGGAGGGCGACCAGATCCGAGCACTCAGCACGACCCTGTTTGCCGATTATCTCCTGCCGTTTGAAGCCGCCTCCGTCATCCTGCTGGCGGCGCTCGTGGGCGCGATCGTGCTGGCACGGAAGGAGTCGGGGTGA
- a CDS encoding Na(+)/H(+) antiporter subunit D — protein MIEFVHPALLFVLGAVPIPFLPRSIRKAYLLLIPVLAIFAVLALQPGSYGAAQFLGQEILIAKVDKLSIVFATVFTIMALIGTVYALHLTEAGQHVAAFVYVGSALGVVFAGDYLTLYLFWEGMAFASAYLVFAQGGEKAIGAAFRYLMVHVTGGVVLLGGVVLHALASGSLLFGPIEGNIGAGAYLILAGFLLNAAVPPLNAWLTDAYPEATVTGAVFMSAFTTKTAVYVLARAFPGTELLVWLGTAMALYGVVYAVLENDCRRLLAYHIVSQVGYMVAGVGIGTEVAVNGATSHAFAHILYKALLFMGAGAVIYVTGRRKLTELGGLYRTMPLTVALYMIGAFAISAFPFFSGFVTKSMVVAAAGEDHRALVMLALTMASSGTFLHTGLKLPYYMFFGTDRGLQAREPPGNMLVAMAMAATLCVAIGVFPGPLYALLPYQVAFEPYTGAHITESLGVLMFTALGFVLFLRALDPENTISIDTDWFYRKGARAFMWFAERPLARYEKAVSDVSETAALPLLHGTARTGLRIDIHGVDAIVNGVAHAILDGGGVLRRLQTGVVTHYALAMIAGLIAAIAVFAVVWR, from the coding sequence ATGATTGAGTTCGTCCATCCCGCTCTGCTGTTCGTTCTCGGTGCCGTGCCGATCCCTTTCCTTCCGCGATCGATCCGCAAGGCCTATCTGTTGCTGATCCCGGTGCTGGCGATCTTCGCCGTGCTCGCTCTCCAGCCGGGAAGCTATGGCGCGGCACAGTTTCTCGGCCAGGAGATCCTGATCGCCAAGGTCGACAAGCTGAGCATCGTCTTTGCCACGGTCTTCACCATCATGGCGCTGATCGGCACGGTCTATGCGCTGCACCTGACCGAGGCCGGCCAGCATGTGGCGGCCTTCGTCTATGTCGGCAGCGCGCTCGGCGTGGTGTTCGCCGGCGACTACCTGACGCTCTATCTCTTCTGGGAGGGCATGGCTTTTGCCTCCGCCTACCTGGTTTTCGCCCAGGGAGGCGAGAAGGCGATCGGCGCCGCGTTCCGCTACCTCATGGTCCACGTCACCGGCGGCGTCGTGCTGCTCGGCGGTGTCGTCCTTCACGCGCTTGCCAGCGGATCGCTGCTTTTCGGCCCGATCGAGGGCAATATCGGTGCCGGCGCCTATCTGATCCTTGCCGGCTTCCTGCTTAATGCCGCCGTGCCGCCGCTCAATGCCTGGCTGACCGATGCCTATCCGGAGGCGACGGTTACCGGGGCGGTTTTCATGAGCGCCTTTACCACCAAGACTGCCGTCTATGTGCTGGCGCGGGCCTTTCCGGGGACCGAACTCCTGGTCTGGCTCGGCACGGCGATGGCGCTCTACGGGGTCGTCTACGCCGTGCTGGAAAACGACTGCCGGCGCCTGCTCGCCTATCATATCGTCAGCCAGGTGGGCTACATGGTGGCCGGCGTTGGCATCGGCACCGAGGTGGCCGTGAACGGTGCGACCAGCCATGCCTTCGCGCATATCCTCTATAAGGCGCTGCTGTTCATGGGGGCAGGGGCGGTGATCTACGTCACCGGACGGCGCAAGCTCACCGAACTCGGCGGTCTCTACCGGACCATGCCGTTGACGGTGGCGCTCTACATGATCGGCGCCTTCGCGATCTCGGCCTTTCCGTTCTTCTCGGGCTTCGTCACCAAGTCGATGGTGGTGGCCGCCGCCGGAGAGGATCACCGTGCGCTGGTGATGCTGGCGCTGACGATGGCCTCGTCGGGGACGTTCCTGCATACCGGGCTCAAGCTGCCCTACTACATGTTCTTCGGCACCGACCGCGGCCTTCAGGCGCGGGAGCCGCCCGGCAACATGCTGGTGGCGATGGCCATGGCGGCGACGCTCTGCGTTGCGATCGGGGTTTTCCCAGGGCCACTCTACGCGCTTCTTCCTTATCAGGTTGCCTTCGAACCCTATACCGGCGCTCACATCACCGAGAGCCTCGGCGTGTTGATGTTCACCGCCCTGGGCTTTGTGCTGTTCCTCAGGGCGCTCGACCCGGAGAACACGATCAGCATCGACACCGACTGGTTCTACCGCAAGGGGGCGCGGGCCTTCATGTGGTTCGCCGAGCGGCCGCTGGCCCGCTACGAGAAGGCGGTCAGCGACGTCTCCGAGACGGCGGCGCTGCCCTTGCTGCACGGGACGGCACGGACCGGGCTTCGGATCGACATCCACGGCGTGGATGCCATCGTCAATGGCGTGGCGCATGCGATCCTTGACGGCGGCGGGGTGTTGCGGCGGCTGCAGACCGGCGTCGTGACGCATTATGCGCTGGCGATGATTGCCGGTCTGATCGCGGCCATTGCCGTCTTCGCCGTCGTGTGGCGATAG